ATGCTGCACCAAAAGCATGCTTGCACATCATCATCTTGTTGATGGCGTTGGCCGCTGCTGCAGATGCAGCGCTAGAATGCAATGAACGGGTTCGGGCAAGCCTGACAGGGCCGACCGGATTTTGCCATGCAACAAAAGTACGAGCCGGTGCATATCAATCAATAAAACCGGCCAACTCACAAGAATGGCTGCCCCTGCAGCACCGGGCAGCAAGGTGGAGACAAGATGGAGAAGCCCCAGGTATTACTGGGCAGCACCCAGCAGCAGGATCCGCTGCCGGCGGCGGCTGAGCTGTTTGCTCAGCTGTATCAGCCAGCACTGTCACTGGTGCTGCTGTTCATTTCCCCGGCTTATGATCTGACCCGGCTGGCACCTGCTTTGCAGCAGCATTTTGGCACTGCGCTGGTGGTGGGATGTACCACGGCCGGTGAAATCGGCTGCCATGGTTATCAGCAAGGCAGCATCAGCGGCGTTAGCTTTGCCGAGCCGGATTTTTTTGCCGTGGCTTCCCGGCTGGATAATCTGCACGCTTTCGAGCTGGCCGACGCATTTGAAGCGGTGATGACGGCCAGGCACGAGCTGGCGCGCAACAGCGGCAAAGCCATCGACCGTAACAGCTTTGCGCTGATGCTGATAGACGGCCTGGCAGCCTGCGAGGAGCGGGTAGCCAGCCGCTTGTCATCTGCACTGGGGAATATCCCGCTGCTGGGGGGGTCTGCCGGTGACAATATGCGTTTCGAAAACACCGCCGTATTGCTGGATGGCCGGTTTCATAATCAGGCGGCTGCCTTTGTCATGGTGGCCAGCCGCCATCCCTTTGAAATGTTCAAGTCCGAACATGCCGCCCGCAGCGGCGAGCGCATGGTGATTACCGAAGCGGATGTCGACAGCCGGCTGGTAACGGAAATCAATGCCGAGCCGGCCGCGGTGGAATATTGCCGCACGCTGGGGCTGGACCCGGACCAGCTGGACGCCAATACCTTTGCCGCCCACCCGCTGGTGTTGCAAGTAGGCGGCGTGCCGTATGTGCGCTCCATCCAGCGCGTGAATTCCGACCTGTCGTTGTCCTTTTTCTGTAGCGTGGACGAGGGCGTGGTGCTGTCTGGTACGCAGGCGCAGGATCTGGTGGCCAGCCTGGATCAGACCTTTGCCCGCGTGCGCAGCCAGCTTGGCCCCTTGCAGGTGGTGCTGGGTTGTGACTGTGTACTGCGTCGCATCATGATCAGCAATACCGATGCGCAAAGCCGGCTGTCCCACCTGCTGGTACAGAACCGGGTTGTTGGCTTCAATAC
The sequence above is drawn from the Aquitalea denitrificans genome and encodes:
- the nosP gene encoding nitric oxide-sensing protein NosP; this encodes MEKPQVLLGSTQQQDPLPAAAELFAQLYQPALSLVLLFISPAYDLTRLAPALQQHFGTALVVGCTTAGEIGCHGYQQGSISGVSFAEPDFFAVASRLDNLHAFELADAFEAVMTARHELARNSGKAIDRNSFALMLIDGLAACEERVASRLSSALGNIPLLGGSAGDNMRFENTAVLLDGRFHNQAAAFVMVASRHPFEMFKSEHAARSGERMVITEADVDSRLVTEINAEPAAVEYCRTLGLDPDQLDANTFAAHPLVLQVGGVPYVRSIQRVNSDLSLSFFCSVDEGVVLSGTQAQDLVASLDQTFARVRSQLGPLQVVLGCDCVLRRIMISNTDAQSRLSHLLVQNRVVGFNTYGEQFNAMHVNQTFTGIAIGYAADRAG